In Corynebacterium frankenforstense DSM 45800, the DNA window GTTGCAGTTCTGCAGGCGCTCGGTCTCCGCGATGCGCAGGTCCTCGATCTCGATGTCGGCCTGCTGGATGGCGCGCTTGCCGAACTTGCCCTCGATCGCCGTCGGCCGGTAGCCCTCCGGGTAGCTGCCGTCCTCGCGCTTCTCCACGACGAAGGCCTTGACCTGGCCGTCGGCCTCGTCACGGGCGAAGATGACGATCACGTCGCCCTGGTGGCCGTTGCCGATCCAGCGCTTGTGGCCGTTGAGCACCCACTCGTCGCCCTCGCGGCGCGCGGAGGTCTCCAGGGAGACCGCGTCGGAGCCGTGGTAGGGCTCGGTCAGGCCGAACGCGCCGGTCTTCTCGAAGCGCGCCATCGCCGGCAACCAGCGCTCGCGCTGCTCCTCGTCGCCGAGGGTGTGGATCGCGCCCATGCCGAGCCCGGAGTGCACGCCGAAGAAGGTGTTGACGGAGCCGTCGATCATGGCCAGCTCGCGGGCGACGATGCCCATGGCCAGCTCGGACAGTCCCGGGCAGCCGTAGCCGGAGATCTGGCCGCCGGCGATGCCGAGCTCGGCGAGGCCCTTGATGACCTCGGGCGGGAACTCGGCGCGCTCCCAGTACTCGTTGATCACGTCGAAGACGACGTCGCGGCCGAAGGCGCGGATGCGGTCGCGCAGCTCGATGACGTCGGCCGGGAGGTCGGCGTCGAGCAGCAGGAAGTCGGGGTAGTCAGCGTCGGTGAGCTTCTTGGCCTCGGGGTGCGGGGTGGGCTGCAGGGACATGTCGGCCTCCTCGGGTCCGGGTGTGTGGGTTTCCGTGTGCGTACGGGGTTGTGCGAAGGCGATACGAATCGCCGTTCGTTTGTGATGCACGCTACATTGCCGACGTCCCGTGCGTCCCCGTTTCCGTGAGTTCTTCCGCGCTGCGATGTGTGCGACGTGGCTAATATCTCCACCATCCAGGTGGTTCACAGGGGGCGCATATGAGAGAATAAGCCCATGAATAGTGTCCGGGGCTTGTTGGCTGCGCTTGTCTGCGCACCTCTCGTCCTGAGCCTCGCCGCGTGCGGGGGTGACACGGGGGTAGACGGGGGTGATTCCGTCGGGTCCCACATCGGCGCGAAGGGACGCGACGGGCTGAAGCGGCCGAAGGTCAGCGAGAGCCCCGAGGGGCTCAGCCCCGGCGGCGCGATGGGCGAGATCTCCGGCTGCGGCGACTGGCGTGCCGACGAGCTGGGCACCACCTACTTCGCCGACGGCAGCGTCGGGCTGACCGGGCGCTGCTTCAACCTGATGTGGGACGAGTGGGAGGCCGAGCGCGACGGAAAGGCCCCGCGCCGCTCCTCCGCCGCGCGTCCGTCCGGGCAGACCAATATCGCGCAGGGTCGCGGCGGTGCCGCGGGCTCCGCCGGTTCGGCGGGCTCTGCCGGTTCCGCCGGCTCCGCGGGTTCCCGTGTGGCCCCGGGGCGCACCGGCGGCAACGGCGCCGGGGGCTCCGGCGGTGCGTCCGTCGTCGCCGGCGGCGGTGGTGCCGGCGGTAATGGCACCGGCGGTACCGGATGGGGCCGCTGGGGTGGTGGCACTCCGGCGCCGAGCCAGAACGACAACGGCTGGGGCGGTGGCGCCCCGGCGCCGGATCAGGGCGGCCACGGCTGGGGCGGCTGGACCGTTGCTCCGGGCAACGGCGGCGGCAACGGTGGCTCCGGTAACGGCGGCAACGGTGGCAAGGGCGATTCCGGCGTGTCGGCCGGCGGGGGCGACGGCACGACCGTCATCGCCGGACCGACTCCGACCCCGCCCGGCGAGGACGCCGGTTCCGGCGGCCTCGTCCTGGTCCCGGGCAACGGTTCCGTCCCCGGCGGGATGCTCGAGCCGGTTGAGCCGGGCCAGCCCTCGAAGCCCGGGGACCCGGCCGCGCCGGGTGAGACCCCGAAGCCGGGCACGGGTGGCTCCTCCTCGGACTCCTCCGGGTCGTCGACGCAACGCGGGACGGACGAGGACGACCCGGACAACCCGGGTACGTCCGAGCCGGGTACGTCTGAGCCTGGGCCGACCGAGCCGGGGACCACCGAGCCCGGCGGGACCGGGCACTGGGTGCCCTGGACTCCGGTGGGCCCGTCGCAGCCCGTCGATCCGGAGGACCCGGACAAGGGCGGTGACCGGGACAAGCCGGACGACCCGGATGACCCGGACGTGCCTGATGAGCCCGGTGACACCGGTCGGCCGGGGGACTCTGACCGGCCCGATCCCGGCGAGACCGACGAGCCCGGTGACTCCGATAAGGCTGATGACTCCGGTCAGCCCGGTGACTCCGATAAGTCCGACGGCTCCGACAAGCTCGATAAGCCGGGTGGAGGTTCCGTCGTGATCGTCATCAAGCACCCGCACGGCCACCTGCACGCGGACTAGGTACGGGCGCCGCGGTTCGTCAGTGGCCCGCTTTCCGGATCGCCGGGGACGAGCGTGTTCCCGGCGATCACCGGGGGCGGGCGGGCTCTTCCGACGGCTGCGCCCCAGTCGACGCCCCGGCCGTCGTCGGCTCACGATCTTCCAGCCACGCGAGGATTTCCGCGCGGTGTTCGTCAACCCCGGGCGGAGCCAGCCGGTAGTCGACCGGTGTGCGGGAGAACCCCATCGGGTCGGCGACTGTGGGCACTCCGCCGGCGTCAGCCACCGGGTCGAGGCCCAGTTCCTCGGCGAACGCGACGCCCTCGCCGATGCTCATGATCGGCGCCGCCGGCACCCCCACCTCGCGCAGCCGCTGCGTCCACTCGTCGGCGGTACCGGCCGCCAGGCGCTCTTCAAGCAGCGCCTGCAGCTCCCCGCGGTGGGTGTTGCGCTGCTCCATCGTGGCGAACCGCTCGTCGGTGGCCAGCCCGGGCGCCCCGAGCGCGGCGACAAGCCGGCCGAACTGCGCGTCGTTGCCGCAGGTGATCACGACCTCGCGATCGGCGGCGGCGAACGGCCCGTAGGGAAACA includes these proteins:
- a CDS encoding acyl-CoA dehydrogenase family protein, with amino-acid sequence MSLQPTPHPEAKKLTDADYPDFLLLDADLPADVIELRDRIRAFGRDVVFDVINEYWERAEFPPEVIKGLAELGIAGGQISGYGCPGLSELAMGIVARELAMIDGSVNTFFGVHSGLGMGAIHTLGDEEQRERWLPAMARFEKTGAFGLTEPYHGSDAVSLETSARREGDEWVLNGHKRWIGNGHQGDVIVIFARDEADGQVKAFVVEKREDGSYPEGYRPTAIEGKFGKRAIQQADIEIEDLRIAETERLQNCNSFKDVNKVLGATRGGVAWEAAGHGVAAFAVARQYALDRTQFGAPIAGYQLVQEKLATMLAGVTQNELLCRRMIELIDRGEFTHAMASMMKMQTVRNSLEVCRIGRDMMGGNGVLLENRVARHLSDMEVVATYEGTDSMQALILGREITGVSAFTNVKR